In Kazachstania africana CBS 2517 chromosome 4, complete genome, the following are encoded in one genomic region:
- the BYE1 gene encoding Bye1p (similar to Saccharomyces cerevisiae BYE1 (YKL005C); ancestral locus Anc_2.506) encodes MPVRTSSRTNKGRSKYLQAELSEEEEEKGDAHGNSSNKHLNDTTDNVRCPVCGTNDANYDAENDPYGDMIQCDGCDAWQHINCMTGGKKDIKAFLDLDGKYFCEQCDPQRYPELKHRREPLKRKIEVAGDDKDEDFVDDPSQAHDGDLSFEENRTKRTVTLPSNAPQKRRRSSQKVDVTDQHDTNHRDDKIRQNASKMFTDLFKKYIIPATITSGDFLLPTSYSDDSFASEMASNLENELYKAWFNPEESKLSNYYAEKVRSIFSNLKDPKNLNLQAHVVNKDIPFEKLVRMSATELANPDLQQFKEKVNTESLSQLIIEKPDKPKYVKTHKGDELIEEFDGNENQEDVIYSRDNLQSHNTEELSQEKQMSTDSSASNPISERTNISDLTPQTKATIDESSSLINVSISYTEASISFSGFLKYLSTTMAIDDSIIREAFADGRLIIEGSLTASKGYEYLKQVQSSRAVLAYRLLPSTVEGRTPEFDFLVDSLYDGDRIMGVKLKQRYEKNIYFLSGKSNELPSIISDLFGDKISVASNIGGSDDKQIYVLVVVKPELILH; translated from the coding sequence atgcCTGTGAGAACTTCAAGTAGAACCAACAAAGGTCGAAGCAAGTATCTTCAAGCTGAGCTAtcagaggaagaagaggaaaaaggGGACGCCCATGgaaattcatcaaataagCATCTGAATGATACAACAGATAATGTCCGATGTCCTGTATGCGGTACCAATGATGCTAACTACGACGCTGAAAATGATCCCTACGGTGATATGATACAGTGTGATGGTTGTGACGCATGGCAGCATATAAATTGTATGACTGGTGGCAAGAAAGATATTAAAGCATTTTTAGATTTAGATGGAAAATACTTCTGTGAACAATGTGACCCACAAAGATACCCTGAGTTGAAACATAGGCGTGAGCCTTTGAAGCGGAAAATAGAAGTAGCTGGTgatgataaagatgaagattttgttGATGATCCTTCACAAGCACATGATGGGGACTTgtcatttgaagaaaatagaaCAAAGCGTACCGTGACCTTACCTTCTAATGCTCCtcaaaagagaagaagatctTCACAAAAAGTGGATGTGACGGATCAACATGACACAAATCATAGAGACGATAAAATAAGACAAAATGCATCAAAGATGTTTActgatttattcaaaaagtaTATTATACCTGCAACCATAACTTCTGGCGATTTTCTTCTCCCCACTTCATATTCTGACGATTCTTTTGCAAGTGAAATGGcttcaaatttggaaaatgagTTATACAAGGCCTGGTTCAACCCTGAAGAAAGTAAATTAAGCAACTACTATGCAGAGAAGGTAAGAAgtattttttctaatttgaaGGATCCAAAAAACTTAAACTTGCAGGCTCATGTAGTAAATAAAGATAtaccatttgaaaaactagTGAGAATGAGTGCTACAGAACTTGCTAACCCCGATTTACAACAATTTAAGGAAAAAGTTAATACTGAATCACTTAGTCAGTTAATTATAGAAAAACCAGATAAACCAAAATATGTGAAGACTCATAAAGGTGACGAACTGATTGAGGAGTTTGACGGTAATGAGAATCAGGAAGATGTGATATATTCCAGGGATAATCTACAATCACACAACACCGAAGAGTTGAGTCAAGAAAAGCAGATGAGCACTGACAGTAGTGCATCTAATCCGATTTCGGAGCGGACAAATATTTCTGATCTCACTCCACAAACAAAGGCTACCATTGATGAATCGAGTTCCCTAATTAATGTATCTATTTCTTACACGGAAGCTTCAATATCCTTCTCTGGATTTTTAAAGTATCTGAGCACTACTATGGCCATAGATGATTCAATCATAAGGGAGGCCTTTGCAGATGGAAGATTGATTATTGAAGGGAGTTTGACTGCGTCAAAGGGTTAcgaatatttgaaacaagTTCAATCAAGCCGTGCTGTATTGGCTTATCGACTTCTTCCTTCTACTGTAGAGGGAAGAACGCCAGAATTTGACTTTCTGGTTGATTCTCTATATGATGGCGACCGCATCATGGGTGTTAAATTAAAGCAAAGGTACGAAAAGAACATTTATTTCCTGTCGGGAAAGTCGAATGAATTACCATCTATAATATCAGATTTGTTTGGTGATAAAATATCAGTAGCATCAAACATTGGAGGATCCGATGACAAACAAATATACGTCTTAGTTGTTGTTAAACCTGAGCTCATCTTACATTAA
- the RPL14A gene encoding 60S ribosomal protein eL14 (similar to Saccharomyces cerevisiae RPL14B (YHL001W) and RPL14A (YKL006W); ancestral locus Anc_2.505) yields MSTDSIVKASNWRLVEVGRVVLVKKGPSAGKLATIVEIIDQKKVLIDGPEAGVPRQAINLGQVVLTPLAFALPRGARTATVSKKWAAAGVSEKWAASSWAKKIAQRERRAALSDFERFQVMVLRKQKRFAVKKALVKA; encoded by the exons ATGTCCACTGATTCTATTGTCAAGGCCTCTAACTGGAGATTAGTTGAAGTTGGCCGTGTTGTTTTAGTCAAGAAGGGCCCATCCGCTGGTAAATTAGCCACCATCGTCGAAATCATTGACCAAAAGAAG gTTTTAATTGATGGTCCAGAAGCTGGTGTTCCACGTCAAGCTATCAACTTAGGTCAAGTTGTTTTAACTCCATTAGCTTTTGCTTTACCAAGAGGTGCTAGAACTGCTACCGTTTCTAAGAAGTGGGCTGCCGCTGGTGTCTCTGAAAAATGGGCTGCTTCCTCTTGGGCTAAGAAGATCGCTCAACGTGAAAGAAGAGCTGCTTTATCTGACTTCGAAAGATTCCAAGTCATGGTTTTAAGAAAGCAAAAGAGATTTGCTGTCAAGAAAGCTTTAGTCAAGGCTTAA